The genomic segment CCGCCGCCGGCGACGGTACCCTCCGCCTGTGGGACGCCGACAGCGGGGCCGCGCTGAAAGCCGTCGCGGTGCGCGCGCCGCGCGGCACGGTCAGTCAGGTCGCGTTCCACCCGAAGGGCGACCGCGTCGCGACAGTGAACGGCAACGGCACGGTCACCGTGGTCAAGCTCCCGGACCTGACCGCATCCGCCGACGGGAGCAGCCCGTGATGCGAACCGCAGTCGTGTTGCTGTGCTGGGCCGCGCTCGCGCACCTCGCGAGCCGGCCCGCGCCGGCCGACGACAAGAAGCCGGCCGACGACAAGAAGCCGGCCGAGACGGTGGACGTGCAGAAGGACGTTTACCCGTTCTTGCGGAAGCACTGCGTCTCGTGCCACAACGACGTGACCGGAACCGCGAAGCCGTCGCTGACCGGCTTCCAGGACGCCAGGGCGATCCGAAAAGACGGGGACATCTGGCGCGCGATCATCAAGCTCTCGGCGAGCGGGGTCATGCCGCCCGCAAACCGAGCGAAGCCCACAGCCAAGGAGGTCGATCGCTTTATTCGGCTCGCGCCACGACTAATGGAAGGTGAAATTGATCGAAAGTAGCGACCATCAAGGTTCTCCGAACGGGGCGCCGAGAAGCGGTGCGGCGGAAGATGCAACATCGTGAACAACGATCTCACGCACGGAACTTGAGGACGCAATGCACCGTCTACAAGAAGCGGCAACCCTCAGATGCGAGGGGGAGCCACTTCAAGAATTAATGCTTGAACGAACCATCCGCCAATCCAAAATCGTGTAGTGCTGATTTGTTCGGAGACGGGTGGGTGCGACCTCAGATTTGAATCTCAATGGCATGCGAGTATTACAAAGACTCATGCGTCGCAAAGGTTGACACAGTTTATGCCGGAGAATATGTTTCGCGAAACACACTTTGCACGACATGATTGACGACCCGAACGAACTTCAAACACCAATCTTCCGCCCGCCCGCACCCCCGCCTGAAACGGATACCTCACTCGCCCGTGCCGACTCCTGCCCGGCGTTCACCTCCGACGAGCGGCAACAATCGAATTCCACCCGGGGCCAAATGGCCGACGCGTGTGGTGCGTGGCTCACGAAGTCGCCGTCGCCCGAGACCCGGGCCGGGTACGCTCGCGACCTGAACCAGTTCCTGCGGTTCGCCGGCATTCCCGCGGGGTCGTGGGAACAGCTCGCGGGCGTTCGCCCGTCGCTCGTCGCGGCGTGGCGGGATCAGCTCCTCGCGGCCGGGCAGACGAACACATCCGTGGGCCGGAAACTGTCCGTGGTTCGAAGCCTGTTCGGTTACTTGCAGGCGTACGGGTACACCGGGGCGAACCCGGCCGACACCGCGTTCGTTGCCACCCCGCCCGCCCCGCGGGACGGGAAGACCGTGGGTCTCACCCCCGAGGACTGTCGCCGGCTCATTGACGCGCCGCCGGCCGACACTCCCGAGGGCGTGCGGGACCGGGCGGTGCTGACCGTGCTGGCTTTCACCGGGTGCCGCGTGGGTGAGGTGTGTCGGTTGCGGGTACAGGATTACAAGGCGAGCGGCGGGCACCGGGTCGTTGAGGTTCGCGGCAAGGGCGGGAAGGAACGGCGGATTCCTTTGCACCCGGAGGCGTTCGAGCGGCTCGATGCGTGGCTGGACGCCGCCGGCTTGCGCGAGACCGAGGGCCCACTTTTTCGGCCGGCCCGGACGGCCCGGGGCCGGGGGCGTGATGGATTCCGTTCCCAGGCACTGACGCGACGGGCCGTGCAGTACTTGGTGGCGAGGTACGTCCGGCGGCTCGGCCTCGACCCGAACGTGACCGTCCACTCGTTCCGGGTGACGGCGCTGACGACCGCGCGCGAACGGGGGGCCGACATCATCGACCTTCAGGATTTCGCGGGCCACGCGGACCCGCGGACGACGCTGACCTACATCCGCAACCGGGATCGGCTCAGCAGGTCCCCTGCTTACGCGCTGAAGTATTGAACCGCCGCCGGGGGCTCACGGGGCGTTGCTCCTACGGGCACTCCCGACCCTTCCGTCGCAAATGGCCATCCCTCCGGTGGGCAGTGGCCTCAAGGGATATTCGGCACGAGCCGGTTCGCTATCGGCCCCGCGATCGTGCGCCCCAACCCGACCGAGAGCACGACGGCCCTGGGACCGTCCCATGACCTTCAACTTCGAACAATCGACGTCAGGGCCGACCGCAGACCAGTGACGATGAGGGGCCCGCCGAGCCACGAGTTCCTGCCGCCCGAATCCGCTTGACCGAAGTGCTAGAATGGCCCGATCCTCACTCCCAACGTCATCTGACCCGGTACCGCCAGCGTCCCGCACGCCTCGACGTACGGGGCCGCGCTGAAGTTCAGCGACGGGTACCAGACGCCTGCCGGTGCGAGAAGACAACCGTCACCCTATTGTTGCCGGCGAGGTGAGTCGCGGTTAGCGGCACTCGGAGGGTGATGCCGGGTGGCCACACTTACCGTGCATGGTCGGTGGGGAATTACGCCACGAGGTTCAGAAGAAGCGAGGTTTCGATGGCGATCCACTTCTTCGACAGCCTGTCCGAGGCGAGGGAGTTCGACAGGACCGACGCCGAGGGACTCGACCTCTCGACGTTCCGAATCGTGAGCCGGGCTCTCGGCGGCGTGGGATCGTTGAAACTCCGGTTCCGCAGCAGGCACCACGTCGATGGCGATTCCGGTCCCGATAAGGTAAGGCCGTTGCCGAGCGGCGCCAGGCGGGCGAGCAACGGGCGGAACATCGTCTACACCGGCTCAAAGGACGGGGACGGCACCAACGCGGTGATCTACAAGCAGATCGACGACGGCCCGCGCGAGCCGCTGCACCTGTACACCGACTTCCGCTGCTATTACGGGAGCCACTATGCCCAGTTCCGCGCTATGCGGAGTTGCAGTCGGTAGGGCCTTTGATCACAAGCCATAAGCCCGACCACAACTCCGCATAATCGGTCACAGCCGATCCAGGAAGTCGAGCAACGGTTCCGCCCGGCGGGGCCGGCCGGTCTGCACCGATGGCTCGTCCAACTTGTCGAGCACGCGGCGCTTCATCTCCAGATCCGCCTCCACGTACTGGTGCGTCGTCTCCGGGCTCTCGTGACCCAGCCACAACGCGATCAGCGTCACGTCCACTTCGGCCTGCAACAGGTGCATTGCCGTCGTGTGACGGAGGGTGTGCGGGGACACGGCTTTACCGGTTAGCGACGGGCACCCGGTTGCCGCTTCCGCGACGGCTCGGCCCAGTCGGTCTTCCACCCCGGACCGGGACAGCGGGCGACCGAATCGGTTCGGGAACACGGGCGATCGGGGATCGGGACCGACCTCCGTGATCCACGCGGCCAGCACCGCGGCCGTCGTCTTCCACAACGGCACGCACCGTTCCTTCCGCCCCTTGCCGTGGATCTGGACGGTGGCCGACGGGCCGAGGCGGACATGGTTCAGCCGCAGCCCGATCGCCTCCGACACCCGGGCGCCGGTGTTGTACATCAGGGTGAACAACGCCCGGTCCCGACGCCCACTCCAGTCGCTGCGGTCGGGGGCACGCAGGACGGCTTCCATTTCGGCCCGCGTCAGGTAGCCGAGGATCGGTCGGTCGAACCGTTTGGCCGGGATGGCCAGCACCCGCCGGGTCAGTGGCAGGGCCGTCGGATCGCGAGAGGACGCGTAACTGACGAACGCCCGGATGGCGGCCAACCGGGCGTTCCGCGTCCGCACCGCGTTCCCGCGACCGGCCTCCAGATCGTCCAGGAAGGCCAACACGGTCGGGGCGTCGAGGTGCGCGAGTGCCAGCGCGTCCGGGGTGGTACGGTGGTGCCGCCGGACGAACGCGAGCAGCAGTCGGAACGTGTCCCGGTAGGCGGCGACGGTGTGCGGGCTGACGTTCTGCTGGTTCACCAGCCGGTCGCAGAAGAAGTCACGGACCAAGGTGGCGAAGTCCGGCGGGCGGCGGGGTGCGGTCATGGCGTCACCCCCTCGCCGGTCGGCCCGACGAACGCCTCGAACCGCGCCGCCGCTCGGGCCATCAGGTCGGGAGTGGCGGTCAGGTACCAGTACGTGTCGGTCACCTTCGCGTGGCCGAGGTAGACGGACAGGGCCGAGACGGCGTGGGCCAGGTCCACCCCGGCGTCGTACCACTCCTCGACCCGCCGACAGGCGAACGCGTGCCGCAGGTCGTGTAGCCGCGGGCGCCGCCCGACTCCGGTGATCCCGAGGCGGTCGCAGAGCTTGCGGAACACGGTGCGGACGGTCGAGTACGGCAGCCCCTCGCCCCGATCCGACAGGAAGAAGTGGTCGCACCGCGGGCGCGTGACCAGCCGGTCCCGGTCGCGGGCGTACGCGACCAGTGCGGCGGTCGTCGTCGGGTGGAGCGGGACGAGCCGGGACTTCCCGAACTTCGTCTCGCGGATCGCCAGCACGTCGTCGGCCAGGTCGGCGTCACCGCGGGTCAGGCGCAGCGCCTCCGAGATCCGCAGCCCGGTCGCCGCCAGCAGCCCGATCAGGGTGTGGTACGTCCGCGGGCGCACACCGCCGGTCGGCCCCAACCGTTCGGCCGCCGCCATCAAGGCGGACACCTCGGCGACCGTATAGATGTGCGGTTGGGTCCGCCGGTGGGCGGGTCCGAGAAGCCGGCGCGGCGGGATCTCGGTCCCGGGTTCGGTGGCCGCCAGGTGCCGGGCGAAGCAGCGGACCACCTCGAGCCGGCGCGCCCAGTACAGGGGGTCGCAGTCCGTTGGCTGCCGCGCCCACCGCACCGCCAGCTCGGTCGTCAGCGGGCCGCGGTGGTCCTCGGCATCGGCGAAGGTAGCGAACTGCCGGAGTTGGAGGCCCTCGATCTTCAATTGGTACCCCAGCCCGCGCCGGTACGCGAGATAGGATTCGACCTTCGAGGACATGGTGGTGCGGCGGGTCACGAGCGCACCTCCCCGGCAATCGGCCAGGGCCGGGCGACCGCGTCCAGGCGGGCGCGGTCCACCTTGGCGTACCCGGCGGTTGTGTCCAGGCTGCGGTGCCCGAGGACGTCGGCCACCCGCTTCAGGTCCGCCCCGGCCCGGTGCAGTCGGGTCGCGGCCGTGTGCCGCAGGACGTGGGTGCCGGTATGCCGCTCGCACCCCGGCACCCGGGCGAACGCCCGCCGGGCGGCCTCGCGGACGATGTCCCTGGTCACCGCGCCGCCGGCCGGGAACCGGTCCCGCAGGAACAGGTGCGGGTCGTCCGACGCCGGTCGGTCCCGGCGAACGTAATCCGCCAGCGCTTGTCGTACCCGATCGGGCAGCGGCAGCACCCGGTCGCGTCGGGACTTGCCGGCCGCGATGCGAAGGGTGCCGGCGGTCGCGTCGAGGTCGCCGAGCGTGAGGGCCGCGACTTCCCCGCAACGCAGGCCGAGGTCGCCCATGCAGAGGATCATCGCGTAGCCCCGCCGGCCGAGCGCCGTGGCCCGATCGGTCACGGCCAGGACAGCCCGGTACTGATCGTCGGTGAGTGGCCGCGGCAGTCCGGCGTGGCGCCACCGGCGGAAGGTCGGCACGGCGGCCACCAGGGCGGGGTCGATCCGGCCGCGGAACTCGAGCCACCGGAGGAACCGGCGGACCGCCCCGGCCGCGACTCCGGCCGCCGCGCACCGCCCGGTGGTGCCGTACCCGGCGACGTACGCGCGGACGTGCCGGGGCTGCACGTGAGACCAGCTGATCGGCCGGGTGCCGAACACGGACCGGAGGAACTCTCGGGCGTACCGACGGGAGTACAACCGGGTCGCATCCGCCAACCCGGCCACGTCGCGGAGGTGGGCGTCGAACTCGGCGATCACCCGATCGCCCGGCTCGGCGCGCGGAGCCAGTGGCGGCGGTACGAGCCGCCGTTCTCGCAGGTGCGCCACCAGGTGCCCGATGGCGGATTGCCGGGTCGCGGGGGACCGGTGGAGTTGACGGCGAATGAACGCCCGGACGTCATCGTCCGTGACGGCGGTGATCGGCGTTCGCCGACGGCGGAGCCAGCCGGCGAAAAGCTCCGCCTGCCGCACGTACGACTGGACCGTAAGCCGGGCGTGGGCACGGTGGTGGAGATGACCGAGGAACGATTCGAGCCACTTGGCATCGGGGCCGGCACGAAGCCGGGCGACGACCCGAGGACAGAAGTACTTGTCGAACACGACACGCTCTCCGAAACGAGGATTAGGATCGGGGAGCGGTCCAGATTATGCGGAGTTGGGCGCGGAGTGAGTCGAGGAAGAACCTCAGGTCGAATGGTGGTTGGGAGAAAGACGGAAACGGAACTCCGCATAGCGCGGAACTGGGCATAGTTGCGCTTATGCGGAGCTCCGCATAAACGGAACAACTGGGGCTTTCTGGGCGGCGGCGCGAGGCAGGCCGGGCTCGCGCTCCTGGCGGACGTCATCGGGGAGCACGACGCCCTCCCCTTGCTCCCGTTCTTCGTCGAGGAGGTCGTCGCCAACTTTCGGCTCACGGGGTTTTACATCACGGCCGAGGCGATAGAGAAGTGGGCGGAGATCGTGGTCCGGGAGTGCGGCGGGGAGTTGCCGCCGCTCCGAGACGGGTACTCTTGAGCCGGAGACAGGTACGTCCCGGGCGCCGGCGCGGCGCCGGCATCGTCGATCGCCCAGATTCCGCGGGCCCTGTCGATCCACGACCGGCAGTCCCTTAACTGTGCGAACGGTGCCGGCTGCGCCGGTTGCCCGCGGACGCGTCGAGTTGCGGGGCCTGTTCCGGCAGGCTGTGCGCTGCGAGCGGTGAGTTGCTTCGGCGAATCGTTTCCGGGTACACTCGTCGGGCCCGTGGGAAGCGGAGGGGGAGTCGGCCTTCCCCAAGGAATACTGCGGGTCCGGAGCCGGAGGGCCGCGCCCCTCGGAGTTGGTCGGGCCAACTTCGAGGGGCGGTTCGTTTGTAGGTTCAGCGCGCGAGCGGTCGGGCGGACGCGGAGGTTGATGGCTCGGGACCGGTTCACACCGATCCGTTCAGAAACACACTTTTCCGACCGCACCCATTCCCTTCGCTCCCGGCCGATGCCTCCAAAATACTTGTCACGAGTCCCGTCCGAACCTTGTTTAGCGCCGCGCCCTCGTGAGATCCTGGGAGCGGGTAGAAGCACACGTCTTGACCTCCCGACGCTCTCGGGAGGTGAAGCGCACGAAAGGTTTTTTTCGTGGCGGCACCTCCTGTACCAACAGGGGAAGCCCCATGTCCGCTCAGTCCACTCTGGTCCTGCACCGCGGGGCCCGTCAGGTCTCGTTCGACGAACTGAACGAGGTGAAGGCACCCGAGGCCGTCGGCCGCTGGTTCCCGCTCACACACGGCGCGGTCCTGCGCCGGGTCAAGGAGACGCTCGGCGAGGCCGGGTTCGAGGTCAAACGGGAGGCGCTCGCGCTCTCGAAACTCGACGCCCGGTTCTTCGGGGTTCTCGACCTCGGCACCCCGCTGTCGGAGGGCGTGAGCCTTTCGGTCGGGGTCCGCAACAGCTTCGACAAGTCGTTCCCGATCGGTTTCTGCGCCGGATCCCGTGTGTTCGTCTGCGACAACCTGGCGTTCCGCTCGGAGTTGCTGGTGAAGCGCAAGCACACCCGGCACGGCGAGCTGCGGTTCGCCAACGACATCGCGGGCGCGGTCGTGAAGCTGAACCAGTTCAAGGAGGACGAGGGCCGGCGCATCGCCGTCATGAAGGTGACGGAGGTCACCGCAGAACGGGCCGATTCGCTGATCCTCAACGGGTTCCACAAGGGACTCGTGACGACCCCGCACCTGCCCAAGGTGATCAAGGAGTGGCGGGAGCCGAAGCACGAGGCGTTCGCCGACCGGACGTACTGGTCGCTGTTCAACGCATTCACGTCGGCCCTGGGCGACCGGGCGAAAGCCAACCCGCACCTGTACGCGACGCTCACGATGCGGTTGTCTTCGCACCTCATGCCGCCGGCCCTGGCCCTCGCGGCGTGAGGCCACGAGTCGATCCGGAGAAGACGCCGGAAGACTAATCAACCAGCGGTGACCCGCACGACGCGGGGCCGCTGCGTCCTTCATACGGGTTTATCTCACCACTTGGTCGTGCGACCTTCGCACCACCTCAACAATCCGGAGGTTGCCAAACATGGCGACGAGTAACAACGGGACGACTCAGGGTCGTGCGGCACTCCAGCAGCAAGGCGGGGAGCGACAGCGGCCCGCCCATGAGATTCGATATGGCAGGGTCAAGATCGCAATCTGGCGTAATTCAGGCAAAGAAGGTGACTGGTACTCCGTCGCACTGAGCCGGTCGTACCGTGACGGGCAAGGAATCTGGAAACAGGCCGCCACTCTGGGGAAGGACGATTTGCTCGTTGCGGCGCTGGCCTTCGAGCAAGCGTTCGCCTGGATCTCGCAGCAGACCGGTAGCAAGTTCGATGTCAACGGCAACGGCGACAACGCGACCTCGCCAGAGCCGGACATTCCATTCTGAAAAACGGGAGAGGTTAACCTTGAAGGTTTTTGGCGTGCGCCACCTCTCCCATTTTTTTTGGACTATTTGTCTTGACCGCGAATTTTCTGCCGTTACGTTTATAGGAGATAGATCGCACCTCGGTCACTTCGCTTATTGCGTCGTCGCCATCATCGCGGTCTTCAAACCCCGGACAACAATACGGCAATCCGCCGTCGTCCGCAGTTTGGAGCGCAATGATGGCTTCTATTATTTCTACTCGGCTCAACGCACTCATCGCCGCGGTTACAAAGTTCCCGCTCCTCATCCTGACCGATGAACAGATCGGGGCGTACCTGTTGGGCCTCGTCCCCAACCACGGCGACCAACTCCCGCGCGAGGAGCGCGCCGAGGCCCGCCTGAAGGCGAACGGGATCCTCAAAGAGTTCGTGAAGCGCGGCGACTTGGTCCGCCTCGGCATCGGGGTCCCGTACCGCCACGGACTGTTCTCGGTCCAGTCGGACATCGTCGTCCGGAGCCACACCGACCGGTCGAGCAACCCGCTCGTCCGGTTCTTCGGAAACGCGTTCTACCAGACCCACCCCTTCTCTTTCGTCAGCTCCACACACATTTACAGCGACCGCTGCGGCCAACCACCCGCCGGCGACGCTTCGAGCGGGTCGTTCTTCGACCCGACGTTCCAGCCGACGTGGGCGTACGCGAACCCGTTGGTTCGGTCGTTCGCGAGCGACCGGTACGCGGCGGCCGATGACGGGCTGCTCGTGACCCCCTTCTTCGCGCTCCGCAAACAACATGAAAAAGACTGGGCACACGTCCTGACGCGCTGCGAGGGCGAACCGCAGGAGCGCGAGCGGCTCGAACGGGCCTGGGTGCTCGAAACCGAATTCATGCTCGAATACGGCGCCGCGGGGGACGAACTGATCCGGCTCCTGCGGTATGCCGAACTGTGCCCGAACGTGGCCGCGGCGCTCGACGTCTGGGTGCCCGTGTTCTCCTCGGGCCACTGCGGCCGGGGCCTGGCGCCCTACCACGGCCTGCCCGCCCGCTGTCGAGTGACGCAGAGTTTCGTGGCCCACGCGGAGATGGAAAGACGGCTGCTCGACCACGCCCTGAGGTACAAGGGGGTGACGGTCATCGCGACGAAATCGGCAGGGGCGTACGTGCAATCGCCGGAAGACGTTCGAGAGCCCCCGATTGAGCGCGGCTTGCCCAAGGAATCGCGCACTTAGTCAACGTACTGATGAGCTCGACGACCGACGGGGCGGGGCCGACCGGCCCCCGTTGTGCGGGGATGTCGAGCGGGCCGGGATTTCGCGCCCACACGGGCGCAGCGGGGCGACTGCGCGCCTGTCGGTCCCGCTCGCCGGTCCGTTGCCACCGCGCGGAGCGACCGAGCGCGACTGCAGAACCCCGACCACCCCGGACTTGCTGGCCTGGAACGGCGGCGTTCGGGCCATCGCCTGAGACATCCGGACCCGCAGCGCGTTCGACGGGATGCCGATCCCGGGAGACGCGTTCCAGGACGCCGGGTGCGAGGACGCCGTGATCCTGGACCACTGCCGCGCGAACCGGGAGCACACCGGCAACTGCTGGGTGCTCCGCTTGCTGACCGCCACCGGGTGACCGGTCGACCGCGGCCGTCCCCGTTCCGACGCGCCCGCCGACGGCCCCCGCAACCCGAAACCCCCATGAGCCACAACCGCACCACCCTGGTGCGACTGGACCGTTACGTACCGGAGTTTCCCATGGCCGGCATCATGTCCCTGACCCGCGACCAGATCGCGAAGCTGTACGCGCAAGACGGCGACGACGGGCCCGCCCTCGGCGTGCAGTTCTGCTTCGACTGGTCGGGCACCTTCATGCACAACGCGTCGAAACAGTTCAAGGCGTTCCTGGAGCTCAGCGCCCGCGCCGGGGCGGACCCCGACCTGGCCGCCGCGCTGTGGGTGTGCGTGACGTACATGAGCGGGTTCGTCCGCGGCACCGGGTACCAGCGGGTGACCGCACCGTTCAAGGACAACCAGCTCCCGCCGGGCGGCGGGTCCCCGCACTGCGAGATGTCGGACCTGGCCCGCGAGCAGAACCTGAAGTTCCTCGACGACCACCCGGGCAGCCTACTCGTCGACGTCTGGTTCGCCGACGGGCTCACGCCCGAGGGACCGGAGGTCCAGGAGGCGGCCATCGCCCGCTACCGGCAGATGCAGTCGGAGAAAGGGACCCACTGCCTGGTGGTGGCGCTCTCGGAGAGCGTGAACTGGGACTTCCTCAAGAAGCTCTCGGTGCACCACGAGGTGGTCCACTGCCACGACGACAACTTCGCCGGGCTCTTCGAGCTGATTCTCGGCCTCCTGAAGGGGCTCGCCAAGAACCCCAAAGCCATCGACGGCGTGAAGAGCCTCGACCGCACCGAGATCGCCAAGCTGATGAACGTGAGCGGCGCGCCCGCGGTGCTCGCGGACGACACCAACTGATCCAGGGTCGGACCCGTGAGCGACCTGGTCTATTCCGACGAGAAGAAGAAGTACCTGCGGCTGGAGGCGGAAGTCGCCTCCGGCTCGCAGGCCAAGCTGATGTCGGTGCTCGGCGACGACTCGATCCTGGTCAAGGTGCTCGACCCGGGCAAGGTGCCGCCGCACGCGGCCTTCGTGTGGGACACGATCCGCGCGGCGTGCGGCGGCATCACCGGGGTGAGCCAGATGCACGGGGTCGTCCGCAAGCGGCCCGCGGGCGAGGTGCTCGGGTACGTCGTCGAGAACGTGCGGGGGCCCGTCCTGAACGACTTCCGGTTCACGGACCACAAAGAGCGGGTGAACGCGGCGTGGGCGGTGGCCGCGACCTACGCGGAAATGGACGAGCGCGAGGTGTACCAGGGTGACGGGCACTTCGGCAACCAGATCGTGACCGGCCCCCCGGGCCGGCGGGTCGTGAAGCTGATCGACGTGGACTCGTTCAGCTTCGCGACCGTGACGTGGCCCGACGGGACCGAGGCCCCCCGGCACTACCAGGAGTCGGGGGCGGGGTTCGGGCCGCCGGAATTTTGTACCGGGGCGCCGCTCGTCCACGGCCCCAAGACGTCCGGGTTCGTCCTGGCGGAGATCGTGTACCGGATCCTCAAGGACCGCCACCCGGCGGAGGTGATGACCGGCACCGGGGACGTGGTCCCGCTGGTGGAAACCGTCCGGAAGAAGATGTACGGCCGGTTCGAGCCCGAGGAGCTGAAGCGCCGCACCCGGGTGGCGATCGACGAGGGCCTCCCCTGGGACGCCTTACCCCGGGACCTGCGGTGGCTCTTCAACCAGACCTTCCAGCGCGGCCGCAAGAGCGGCGGCGAGGACTCCCGGCCGGCGTGCAAGGACTACCTGGAATCGCTGACGTCGTTCAGAAATTCGTACGGTAAACTATTTTTGAGTTTTCGGACGGGGAAACGCGCTCGCGGCGGCCGCGGTGGTCGCGGCCCTGGCGGCCGGCGCCGCGGCCGCCCGGAACCGGCTCCCCGGCCGCGCCCCCGAACCCCAACAGCCCGGCGGCCCCGGAATCTGGGACCGCGGCAGAAAGTGACTCCCCATGGCGAAGGACACAAGCGAGCAAGTGACCGGCAAGGTGCCGGTCGAGTGGATGGCCAAACTGGACGCGAAACTCGCGGCCACCGGGACGAGCCGCTCCGCGTTCGTCCGGGAGTGCGTGGAGAAGTACATCGCGGAGCCGACTGCGGACCCCGCCGGCGCGCTGCTCGACGCGATCAAGAACGAGCTGGCGGTCGTGGCGGTGTTCATCCTATCGGCCCAGCAGAAGCGCTGGTCGCGACCGCCGACGCGATCGCCGCCGTCCGCGCCGCGTACCTGAGCGGGGCCCTGGCCGGCGAGGTCCTGGGGGGCCCGCCCGCGGCCGGGGCTACGGGCGGGGGTGCGTCGTGAGCATGGGCACGGTGAACAAGGCCTACCTGGACCACCGGTTCTTCGGCGACGCGGGGCCGACCGGGATGCGGTTCGGCCTCGGCGCGACCGACCTCGGGTTCACGAACCCCTACGACGCGCGGCAGCGGGAGCTGTTCGTCGCGGGGGTCCGCCCCGACACCGGCGCGCCGATGCTCCGCAAGCAGGTGAACGCGCCCAACCACCTGTACGGGCCGATCTACGGCACCAGCCTGTCGTTCAACTACTGGTACAAGACGCTCGCGCCGGAGCACAAGGAGCAGGTGCGCCAGGCCGGGCTCGACGCGGCCCAGGCGGTCGAGATGCTGCGCGACGCGCAGCTCGTGATGCACGGCACCGCGAACAAGGTCACGGTCGCCCACCCGTGCCGGTCCGTCACGCTGACCGTGTGCCACGAGAACAACAACAACATGGAGGCGTTCGTCCACTGGCACCAGCTCGCCCAGCGGGCCGGGGTCCGGACCCAGTTCGTCGGGGTCGAGGAGAACGGCGCCCCGACGCAAAAGGCCGTGCACGTGACGGGGTCGCTGCGGAACGCGGACGAGGCGTTCTACGGCCATCAGGCGCGGAACGACGAGCTGTTCCAGATCGCCCTCGGGCAGCACCTCGAGAAGCGGCTCGGCGTCAAGCTGGACTTCGTGAACGGGATGCTGGAGGTCCCGGGGGTGACGCAGGAGCAGCGGGACTCGGTGTCCACCCGGCACAAGCAGATCAAGTCGTTCCTGGAGCGGCACCCGGAACTCGACGCCGTGCCGCACCGCAAGGCCATCGCGACGGCGCGGACCCGGACCGAACCGGTGCCGTTCGACCGCTCGAAGTACCACGCGCTGTGGCGCGACGAGGTGCGGACGTTCGACAACCGGCCCTGGGCCAAACCGCTCAAGCCGGAGAAGGCCGACGGGTTCTTCGCCCGGCTCCACGACGAGTACGTCAAGGGCCTGGCGTCGGTCGGCAAGGCGATCATCGGGGCCCGGTTCGGGTGGACGAACAAGGTCGTCGGGGTGCGGGACGTGGACCTGTTCCTCGCGCAGGTGAGCAAGCGGTCGAAGCGGTCCGGGCACCGCGCGGCGGTCCGCGCCGTGTGGGCCGAGGTGCGGTCCGGCGGGGACCGGTTCGTCGCCGCGGCGATGGCGGGCTACAAGCGGGGCCGCAAGCCCCTGACCCACCTCGGGCGCGGCGCCGCGGTCGTCATCCCAAGGCACGTGACCCTGACGCAGGCGCAGGCCGAAAAGCTGCGGGCGCTCGCCTCCCGCCGCGGGTGGACCGTCCGGCACAACGGGCTGATCCTGGAGGGCCCGGGTCGGGCCGCGGCGCGCACCGAACGGGACCCCGCACAATCCCCCTCGAGGTACT from the Frigoriglobus tundricola genome contains:
- a CDS encoding tyrosine-type recombinase/integrase; its protein translation is MADACGAWLTKSPSPETRAGYARDLNQFLRFAGIPAGSWEQLAGVRPSLVAAWRDQLLAAGQTNTSVGRKLSVVRSLFGYLQAYGYTGANPADTAFVATPPAPRDGKTVGLTPEDCRRLIDAPPADTPEGVRDRAVLTVLAFTGCRVGEVCRLRVQDYKASGGHRVVEVRGKGGKERRIPLHPEAFERLDAWLDAAGLRETEGPLFRPARTARGRGRDGFRSQALTRRAVQYLVARYVRRLGLDPNVTVHSFRVTALTTARERGADIIDLQDFAGHADPRTTLTYIRNRDRLSRSPAYALKY
- a CDS encoding site-specific integrase translates to MTAPRRPPDFATLVRDFFCDRLVNQQNVSPHTVAAYRDTFRLLLAFVRRHHRTTPDALALAHLDAPTVLAFLDDLEAGRGNAVRTRNARLAAIRAFVSYASSRDPTALPLTRRVLAIPAKRFDRPILGYLTRAEMEAVLRAPDRSDWSGRRDRALFTLMYNTGARVSEAIGLRLNHVRLGPSATVQIHGKGRKERCVPLWKTTAAVLAAWITEVGPDPRSPVFPNRFGRPLSRSGVEDRLGRAVAEAATGCPSLTGKAVSPHTLRHTTAMHLLQAEVDVTLIALWLGHESPETTHQYVEADLEMKRRVLDKLDEPSVQTGRPRRAEPLLDFLDRL
- a CDS encoding tyrosine-type recombinase/integrase; this translates as MTRRTTMSSKVESYLAYRRGLGYQLKIEGLQLRQFATFADAEDHRGPLTTELAVRWARQPTDCDPLYWARRLEVVRCFARHLAATEPGTEIPPRRLLGPAHRRTQPHIYTVAEVSALMAAAERLGPTGGVRPRTYHTLIGLLAATGLRISEALRLTRGDADLADDVLAIRETKFGKSRLVPLHPTTTAALVAYARDRDRLVTRPRCDHFFLSDRGEGLPYSTVRTVFRKLCDRLGITGVGRRPRLHDLRHAFACRRVEEWYDAGVDLAHAVSALSVYLGHAKVTDTYWYLTATPDLMARAAARFEAFVGPTGEGVTP
- a CDS encoding tyrosine-type recombinase/integrase → MFDKYFCPRVVARLRAGPDAKWLESFLGHLHHRAHARLTVQSYVRQAELFAGWLRRRRTPITAVTDDDVRAFIRRQLHRSPATRQSAIGHLVAHLRERRLVPPPLAPRAEPGDRVIAEFDAHLRDVAGLADATRLYSRRYAREFLRSVFGTRPISWSHVQPRHVRAYVAGYGTTGRCAAAGVAAGAVRRFLRWLEFRGRIDPALVAAVPTFRRWRHAGLPRPLTDDQYRAVLAVTDRATALGRRGYAMILCMGDLGLRCGEVAALTLGDLDATAGTLRIAAGKSRRDRVLPLPDRVRQALADYVRRDRPASDDPHLFLRDRFPAGGAVTRDIVREAARRAFARVPGCERHTGTHVLRHTAATRLHRAGADLKRVADVLGHRSLDTTAGYAKVDRARLDAVARPWPIAGEVRS
- a CDS encoding DUF6166 domain-containing protein, producing the protein MRLCGAPHKRNNWGFLGGGARQAGLALLADVIGEHDALPLLPFFVEEVVANFRLTGFYITAEAIEKWAEIVVRECGGELPPLRDGYS
- a CDS encoding relaxase domain-containing protein gives rise to the protein MGTVNKAYLDHRFFGDAGPTGMRFGLGATDLGFTNPYDARQRELFVAGVRPDTGAPMLRKQVNAPNHLYGPIYGTSLSFNYWYKTLAPEHKEQVRQAGLDAAQAVEMLRDAQLVMHGTANKVTVAHPCRSVTLTVCHENNNNMEAFVHWHQLAQRAGVRTQFVGVEENGAPTQKAVHVTGSLRNADEAFYGHQARNDELFQIALGQHLEKRLGVKLDFVNGMLEVPGVTQEQRDSVSTRHKQIKSFLERHPELDAVPHRKAIATARTRTEPVPFDRSKYHALWRDEVRTFDNRPWAKPLKPEKADGFFARLHDEYVKGLASVGKAIIGARFGWTNKVVGVRDVDLFLAQVSKRSKRSGHRAAVRAVWAEVRSGGDRFVAAAMAGYKRGRKPLTHLGRGAAVVIPRHVTLTQAQAEKLRALASRRGWTVRHNGLILEGPGRAAARTERDPAQSPSRY